Proteins encoded together in one Chelonoidis abingdonii isolate Lonesome George chromosome 1, CheloAbing_2.0, whole genome shotgun sequence window:
- the MMP7 gene encoding matrilysin, translating to MRYILLCAALFLPGSLALPVLLKPEPWSSGDLKRIQNYLDRFFPPINKADGRTLEDKIKEMQKFFHLTVTGKFNSETEEMMDQPRCGIPDVLDYSTFPGNPRWRKNLLTYRILNYTPDLPRFMVEEAIEKAFKVWSDVTPLKFQKVARREADILIRFAHGAHGDSYPFDGRGGILAHAFAPGSGLGGDAHFDEGEKWSQDHIGTNLFLVAAHEFGHSLGLGHSNVQGALMYPIYRYWNPDTFSLPDDDRQGIQKLYGRKSENF from the exons ATGAGATACATCCTACTCTGCGCTGCACTGTTCCTGCCTGGAAGTCTTGCTCTCCCAGTTCTGCTTAAGCCAGAGCCATGGAGCTCTGGAGATCTGAAGCGTATACAG aattacCTTGACAGGTTCTTTCCACCCATTAATAAAGCAGATGGCCGTACCTTAGAAGACAAAATTAAAGAAATGCAGAAATTTTTCCACCTAACTGTAACAGGAAAATTTAATTCAGAAACGGAGGAAATGATGGATCAGCCAAGGTGTGGCATCCCCGATGTATTAGATTACAGCACGTTTCCAGGAAATCCAAGATGGAGGAAGAATTTGTTGACTTATAG GATCCTTAATTATACACCTGATCTGCCTCGTTTTATGGTGGAGGAAGCAATCGAAAAGGCTTTTAAAGTGTGGAGTGAcgtgactccactgaagtttcAAAAAGTTGCCAGGAGAGAAGCAGATATCCTGATTCGTTTTGCGCATGGTG CACATGGCGACTCATATCCCTTTGATGGAAGAGGGGGAATACTGGCCCATGCGTTTGCACCTGGCTCAGGGTTAGGAGGAGATGCTCACTTTGATGAGGGCGAGAAGTGGTCACAAGATCATATAG GAACAAATTTGTTTCTTGTTGCTGCACATGAATTTGGTCATTCTTTGGGACTTGGTCATTCAAATGTTCAAGGTGCTCTGATGTACCCTATCTATCGCTACTGGAACCCAGACACCTTCAGCCTTCCAGATGATGACAGACAAGGAATTCAGAAATTATACG GCCGCAAAAGTGAAAACTTCTAA